GCGAATATATCAAATTAACTAAACATAACGCCATTGATGGAGAACATCATTGGTTCCCGGTTAGCTGGATTCGTGCAGTAGACGAACGAGCCGTTTATCTTAGCAAAACAGTAGACGAGGTTACAGAAGAATTGACGGTAGATCAGCCCGTAAGCTAATACCTGACAGCGATCATTCTTGAAGTTAAGCAACATTTTTGTAGAACTCGTTCAATCAGATCAAGGAAGCTTTTATGACGACGAATTCTTCTCCCGAAATTTCCAACACTGGTGCTGTCAGCTCAAAGGGCATGAACGGTTCCCTTTGGATTGGTGTTCTCCTCATCGCTCTGGGGCTTGCAGCGATCGTTCTCCCCAATTTCTCAACGGTTGTTATTGAAAGCTGGATCGCCCTGATTCTGGTTTCAGCAGGTGGCGCTAAAGTCGCTTATGCCTTTAATAGCCGCAATGAAGGTGGCTTTATCTGGAAGCTACTTCTGGGCATCCTTTATGCTGCAACTGGAGCAATGCTGTTTTTCAATCCGCTGTCGGGCATCTTAACGCTGACTCTTTTGCTGGGTAGCTTCCTGGTCACTGAAGGTGTATTTGAGTTGATCCTGGCATTCCGTCTGCGTCCTCAAGAAAACTGGACTTGGGTTTTAACCAATGGCATCGTTACCCTGGTACTGGGAGCAATGGTCTGGTTCCAGTTCCCCTATAATGCACCCTGGTTGATTGGCACATTGGTTGGCGTTAGTGTCCTGTTTAGCGGCATCTCACGACTCATGCTCTCGTTCAATCAGCGCACCGCGTAAAACAACTTGATCACACAAATCCATAGAACAGGGGGA
The DNA window shown above is from Trichocoleus sp. and carries:
- a CDS encoding HdeD family acid-resistance protein gives rise to the protein MTTNSSPEISNTGAVSSKGMNGSLWIGVLLIALGLAAIVLPNFSTVVIESWIALILVSAGGAKVAYAFNSRNEGGFIWKLLLGILYAATGAMLFFNPLSGILTLTLLLGSFLVTEGVFELILAFRLRPQENWTWVLTNGIVTLVLGAMVWFQFPYNAPWLIGTLVGVSVLFSGISRLMLSFNQRTA
- a CDS encoding DUF2171 domain-containing protein; the encoded protein is MDISHIKEHLPVYAEGPGGLSGASDVHIGNVDKVENSEYIKLTKHNAIDGEHHWFPVSWIRAVDERAVYLSKTVDEVTEELTVDQPVS